In one window of Microbacterium natoriense DNA:
- a CDS encoding FAD-dependent oxidoreductase, translating into MSPVLTDEQWGRLVAAGTAEDVAAGDHVFRAGDADYDLIVIESGEIQIVRGAARWIEEAVITTMGPRSFAGELGLLNGQSAFLTARVMQPGRVHRVSRAALRALMNEDDELCDLILHALWARRESLRTGPAAMTLKFVGTASSNDLLALRRFAERLDLVHKAVALPPGELGSLDSHDITVGDLPVAFIQGEPLKRATPGLVAERLGLSYQAQADEVVDLVVVGGGPAGLAAAIYGASEGLSTVLLDAVAPGGQAAATSRIENFLGFPFGVSGGDLIGQAILQALKFGVRVYAPCEAVGLTRAGPDLLDIALSDGRLIRARSAVVTSGAAYRRLDLDRWADFERSGVYYAATPLELRQVQGKPVVVVGGANSAGQAALYLAAHGSPVHLVVRGHDLGTRMSSYLADRLADDPRVHVHTSSNVTGLDGDGTLESVRIDTVGEVDARGLFCFIGATPATSWLPTLDRDAEGFIRTGTDVGIQTLAQWQGLGREPLPFETSAPRVFAAGDVRRGSMKRVAAAVGEGSSAVASVHRALAF; encoded by the coding sequence ATGTCGCCTGTGCTCACCGATGAGCAGTGGGGACGGCTGGTCGCGGCCGGCACCGCGGAGGACGTCGCCGCCGGCGACCATGTGTTCCGCGCCGGCGACGCGGACTACGACCTCATCGTCATCGAATCCGGTGAGATTCAGATCGTCCGCGGCGCCGCACGCTGGATCGAAGAGGCCGTCATCACCACGATGGGTCCGCGCTCCTTCGCCGGCGAACTCGGGCTGTTGAACGGGCAGAGCGCTTTTCTGACGGCCCGCGTGATGCAACCGGGACGGGTCCACCGCGTGAGCCGGGCGGCACTGCGTGCCCTCATGAACGAGGACGACGAACTGTGCGATCTGATCCTGCACGCTCTGTGGGCGCGCCGTGAATCGCTCCGCACGGGGCCTGCCGCCATGACCCTGAAGTTCGTGGGAACCGCGTCGTCGAACGACCTCCTGGCGTTGCGTCGTTTCGCCGAGCGCCTCGACCTGGTGCACAAGGCCGTGGCTCTCCCACCCGGCGAGCTGGGCTCGCTCGACTCGCATGACATCACGGTCGGTGACCTTCCGGTCGCCTTCATCCAGGGCGAACCGCTCAAGCGCGCGACTCCCGGCCTCGTCGCCGAGCGCCTCGGCCTCAGCTATCAGGCACAGGCGGATGAGGTCGTCGATCTCGTCGTGGTCGGCGGCGGCCCTGCCGGACTCGCGGCCGCCATCTACGGAGCCTCCGAGGGCCTGAGCACTGTTCTGCTGGATGCCGTCGCACCGGGCGGACAGGCCGCAGCCACGTCACGCATCGAGAACTTCCTGGGGTTTCCTTTCGGCGTCAGCGGCGGCGATCTGATCGGCCAGGCGATACTCCAGGCGCTGAAGTTCGGCGTGCGGGTCTATGCGCCGTGCGAAGCGGTCGGGCTGACTCGGGCCGGACCCGACCTGCTCGACATCGCCCTGTCGGACGGTCGTCTGATCCGCGCGCGCAGCGCGGTCGTCACCTCGGGAGCGGCGTATCGTCGACTCGACCTCGATCGTTGGGCGGACTTCGAGCGTTCCGGGGTGTACTACGCCGCCACTCCGCTCGAGCTGCGCCAGGTGCAGGGCAAGCCCGTGGTGGTGGTCGGCGGCGCGAACTCCGCTGGACAAGCCGCGCTCTACCTCGCAGCCCACGGCTCGCCCGTGCACCTCGTCGTGCGGGGCCACGACCTGGGCACGCGAATGTCGAGCTACCTGGCCGACCGTCTCGCCGACGACCCGCGTGTGCATGTCCACACATCCTCGAACGTCACCGGACTCGACGGGGACGGCACGCTGGAGTCGGTGCGCATCGACACCGTCGGCGAGGTCGACGCTCGGGGGCTGTTCTGCTTCATCGGAGCGACGCCCGCGACGTCCTGGCTGCCGACGCTCGACCGCGACGCCGAGGGGTTCATCCGCACCGGCACCGATGTGGGGATCCAGACCCTCGCGCAGTGGCAGGGGCTCGGTCGTGAGCCGTTGCCGTTCGAGACGTCGGCACCACGGGTGTTCGCGGC
- a CDS encoding AsnC family protein, with amino-acid sequence MTTPAIAQHEGGEPLSELHRLAAIRQDIARAEETQVRRARNLGYSWQAIASALGVSKQAAHRRFGQR; translated from the coding sequence ATGACGACACCCGCGATCGCACAGCACGAAGGGGGCGAGCCGCTGTCAGAGCTGCACCGCCTCGCCGCCATACGCCAGGACATCGCTCGCGCCGAAGAGACCCAGGTGCGTCGAGCACGCAACCTCGGCTACTCGTGGCAGGCGATCGCGAGTGCACTCGGCGTCAGCAAGCAGGCGGCTCACCGGCGGTTCGGCCAGCGCTGA
- a CDS encoding S66 family peptidase: MLSTPKLVPGDRIAVLSPAFAAPAVAPELHEQALERLTELTGLIPVEYPTTRELGASPEARAADVNAAFADSGIRAILATIGGDDQLMVVPHLDAALAIADPKPFVGYSDNTNILNWLWGNGIRGYYGGSTAVHLGPGPAVDDIHARSLRALLMDGAALEITEPGESEDVGRRWADPRALTEYGDRVPTEPWTWAGPPRRVAGRTWGGCLESIDGLAFLGRLPHAQELDGAILLLETSEERPSAGWVARWLRGLGELGILEAAAGVMVARPPVSDFEFRPSPAEAKALRDAQRDVVLDVVARYNPDAVVCVGVPFGHTRPQWILPYGGTMVLDGGARRITAHY, encoded by the coding sequence ATGCTGTCCACACCCAAGCTCGTGCCCGGTGACAGAATCGCCGTCCTCTCTCCGGCCTTCGCTGCCCCGGCCGTCGCCCCGGAGCTGCACGAACAGGCCCTAGAACGACTGACCGAGCTGACCGGGCTCATCCCCGTCGAGTACCCGACCACGCGTGAGCTCGGCGCGAGCCCGGAGGCGCGAGCGGCTGACGTCAACGCGGCGTTCGCCGATTCCGGCATCCGCGCGATCCTCGCCACCATCGGCGGAGACGACCAGCTCATGGTCGTGCCGCACCTCGATGCCGCGCTCGCGATCGCCGACCCGAAGCCGTTCGTGGGGTACAGCGACAACACGAACATCCTCAACTGGCTGTGGGGCAACGGCATCCGCGGCTACTACGGCGGCTCGACCGCCGTGCATCTCGGCCCGGGGCCCGCCGTCGACGACATCCACGCTCGCTCGTTGCGCGCCCTGCTCATGGATGGTGCCGCGCTCGAGATCACCGAGCCGGGGGAGTCGGAGGACGTCGGCAGGCGCTGGGCCGACCCGCGCGCCCTCACCGAGTACGGTGATCGGGTGCCCACCGAACCATGGACGTGGGCGGGGCCGCCGAGACGCGTGGCAGGGCGCACCTGGGGAGGTTGCCTCGAATCGATCGACGGACTGGCGTTCCTGGGCCGGTTGCCGCACGCGCAGGAACTCGACGGAGCGATCCTTCTGCTGGAGACGAGCGAGGAGCGCCCATCAGCCGGCTGGGTGGCCCGCTGGCTGCGCGGGCTCGGAGAACTCGGCATCCTCGAGGCGGCAGCGGGCGTGATGGTGGCCCGCCCGCCCGTGAGCGACTTCGAGTTCCGTCCTTCGCCGGCCGAGGCGAAGGCTCTGCGTGATGCTCAACGCGACGTGGTGCTCGACGTCGTCGCGCGGTACAACCCGGATGCCGTGGTGTGTGTCGGTGTGCCGTTCGGTCATACCCGCCCGCAGTGGATCCTGCCCTACGGCGGCACCATGGTGCTCGACGGCGGCGCCAGGAGGATCACCGCCCACTACTGA
- a CDS encoding MFS transporter: MSTTTAPANPRSRVITASLVGTTIEFYDFYAYATAAVLVFPVLFFPTGDDTTSLLSSFAVFGAAMVARPIGAVVFGHFGDKFGRKATLVASLLTMGIATFLIGLLPTYQVIGWWAALLLLILRLAQGFALGGEWSGAALVATENAPKGKRAWYGTFPQLGAPLGFIIANFLFLGINWALPHSENPALKSEAFLSWGWRIPFLFSAVMVIIGLWVRLKLVESDTFKKAEQKGAIRKLPLATVFRHHWKQLILGTFIMLATYVLFYLMTNFTLAYGTKAASLETASAAARAAAEATGKDFDATAFAAQFYPGLGFGYTDFVLMQIIGVVFFGIFTLLSGPIADAIGRRKLLLWVTGLIIVFGLSFNAFLMPAVDPKFTGALTQAFLVFGFMLMGATFGPMGALLPELFPTNVRYTGSAISYNVSSILGAAVAPLIALKLWEWAGGAPWLVGLYLSVMGVLTFVALLLSTETKDHDYEEDLGLAAAVEL; this comes from the coding sequence TTGAGTACGACAACGGCGCCCGCGAACCCCCGCTCGCGCGTCATCACCGCGAGCCTCGTCGGCACGACGATCGAGTTCTACGACTTCTACGCCTACGCGACAGCGGCCGTGCTCGTCTTTCCCGTGCTGTTCTTCCCGACGGGAGACGACACGACGTCCCTGCTCTCGTCATTCGCCGTCTTCGGCGCCGCCATGGTCGCTCGTCCCATCGGGGCCGTCGTGTTCGGCCACTTCGGCGACAAGTTCGGGCGCAAGGCCACCCTCGTCGCCTCGCTTCTCACGATGGGCATCGCAACGTTCCTGATCGGGCTGCTGCCCACCTACCAGGTGATCGGATGGTGGGCCGCGCTGCTGCTGCTGATCCTGCGACTCGCTCAGGGCTTCGCGCTCGGCGGCGAGTGGTCAGGGGCCGCACTGGTCGCCACCGAGAACGCCCCGAAGGGCAAGCGCGCCTGGTACGGCACCTTCCCGCAGCTCGGGGCGCCGCTCGGCTTCATCATCGCGAACTTCCTGTTCCTCGGCATCAACTGGGCTCTGCCGCACTCCGAGAACCCGGCGCTGAAGTCCGAAGCGTTCCTGTCGTGGGGCTGGCGCATCCCGTTCCTGTTCTCCGCCGTCATGGTCATCATCGGCCTGTGGGTGCGGTTGAAGCTCGTCGAATCCGACACGTTCAAGAAGGCCGAGCAGAAGGGCGCGATCCGCAAGCTGCCGCTCGCCACCGTGTTCCGTCACCACTGGAAGCAGCTGATCCTCGGCACGTTCATCATGCTGGCGACCTACGTGCTGTTCTACCTGATGACGAACTTCACGCTCGCTTACGGCACCAAGGCCGCATCGCTCGAGACGGCCTCCGCTGCCGCTCGGGCCGCAGCGGAAGCCACCGGCAAGGATTTCGACGCCACCGCGTTCGCGGCGCAGTTCTATCCAGGCCTCGGCTTCGGATACACCGACTTCGTGCTCATGCAGATCATCGGCGTGGTGTTCTTCGGCATCTTCACCCTGCTCTCGGGACCCATCGCCGACGCGATCGGCCGCCGCAAACTGCTGCTGTGGGTCACCGGGCTCATCATCGTGTTCGGCCTCTCGTTCAACGCCTTCCTCATGCCGGCGGTCGACCCGAAGTTCACCGGAGCGCTGACGCAGGCGTTCCTCGTGTTCGGCTTCATGCTGATGGGCGCGACGTTCGGCCCGATGGGCGCCCTGCTGCCCGAGCTGTTCCCGACGAACGTGCGGTACACCGGCTCGGCGATCTCGTACAACGTCTCGTCGATCCTCGGCGCGGCGGTGGCTCCGCTGATCGCGCTGAAGCTGTGGGAATGGGCCGGCGGCGCACCCTGGCTCGTCGGCCTGTACCTGTCGGTGATGGGCGTGCTCACGTTCGTGGCCCTCCTGCTGTCGACAGAGACGAAGGACCACGACTACGAAGAGGACCTGGGCCTCGCCGCTGCTGTGGAACTCTGA
- a CDS encoding glycoside hydrolase family 35 protein: MTSFSIGDTDFLREGRPHRVIAGAIHYFRVHPDQWQDRIRKARLMGLNTIETYVAWNAHEPRRGEWDASGWNDLGRFLDLVAAEGMDAIVRPGPYICAEWHNGGLPVWLTGDGRELRSSEPSYLADVSAYLRRVYEVVAPRQIDRGGPVILVQIENEYGAYGADKDYLRALVEVTRAAGITVPLTTVDQPTDQMLADGSLPELHKTGSFGSRSTERLATLRRHQPTGPLMCSEFWDGWFDWWGGVHHTTDTDAAASDLDDLLAAGASVNIYMFHGGTNFGLTNGANDKGRYLPLVTSYDYDAPLDEAGNPTAKFFAFRDVIAKYAPVPDELPAAATEAPEFSVPLTRAGAWTHAPAPTDRAEHPLSFDTLGHLSALVRYDLELPGARGGQLVIGDVRDLAWVSVDGVSVGTLARTRHDRAITIPPGAALSILVEDQGRVNYDHRLGEEKGLIGSVTLNGEPLTGWTSTPLDVSAIAESASFSPAETGPSAWTASFDLDAPADLFLDTSEWSKGYAFVNGFFLGRYWRNGPTRTMYVPEPATVPGENRLVVLELEQLLSPVAAFLPALSLGVTEE, translated from the coding sequence GTGACCAGCTTCTCCATCGGCGACACCGACTTCCTCCGCGAGGGTCGGCCGCACCGCGTGATCGCGGGCGCCATCCACTACTTCCGCGTGCACCCGGATCAGTGGCAGGATCGCATCCGCAAGGCCCGCCTGATGGGGCTGAACACCATCGAGACCTATGTCGCGTGGAACGCTCACGAGCCGCGGCGCGGCGAGTGGGATGCCAGCGGCTGGAACGACCTCGGTCGCTTCCTCGACCTCGTGGCCGCTGAGGGCATGGACGCGATCGTCCGTCCCGGCCCCTACATCTGCGCCGAGTGGCACAACGGCGGTCTCCCCGTCTGGCTCACCGGTGATGGACGCGAGCTCCGCTCCTCCGAGCCGTCGTATCTCGCCGACGTCAGCGCCTACCTGCGCCGCGTGTACGAGGTCGTCGCACCGCGGCAGATCGACCGCGGCGGTCCCGTCATCCTCGTCCAGATCGAGAACGAGTACGGCGCCTACGGCGCCGACAAGGACTATCTGCGCGCGCTCGTCGAGGTGACTCGCGCCGCCGGCATCACCGTGCCGCTCACGACGGTCGACCAGCCCACCGACCAGATGCTCGCCGACGGCAGCCTGCCCGAACTCCACAAGACCGGCTCCTTCGGCTCGCGCAGCACGGAGCGCCTCGCGACGCTACGTCGTCACCAGCCCACCGGCCCTCTCATGTGCTCGGAGTTCTGGGACGGCTGGTTCGACTGGTGGGGCGGGGTCCACCACACCACCGACACGGATGCCGCGGCATCCGACCTCGACGACCTGCTCGCCGCCGGCGCCTCGGTCAACATCTACATGTTCCACGGCGGCACGAACTTCGGCCTGACGAACGGCGCGAACGACAAGGGCCGGTATCTGCCGCTCGTCACGTCCTACGACTACGACGCCCCGCTCGACGAAGCAGGCAATCCGACGGCGAAGTTCTTCGCGTTCCGCGACGTCATCGCGAAGTACGCACCGGTTCCCGACGAGCTTCCGGCAGCAGCAACCGAGGCGCCTGAGTTCTCCGTGCCGCTGACCCGCGCGGGAGCCTGGACCCATGCTCCGGCACCCACCGATCGGGCAGAACATCCGCTCTCGTTCGATACGCTCGGCCATCTCAGCGCTCTCGTCCGCTACGACCTCGAACTGCCGGGAGCACGAGGCGGCCAGCTGGTCATCGGCGACGTTCGCGACCTCGCGTGGGTCAGCGTCGACGGAGTGTCGGTGGGCACGCTCGCCCGCACCCGGCACGACCGCGCGATCACGATTCCGCCCGGCGCGGCGCTCAGCATCCTCGTCGAAGACCAGGGGCGCGTGAACTACGACCACCGGCTCGGCGAGGAGAAGGGCCTGATCGGCAGTGTCACGCTGAACGGCGAGCCCCTCACCGGCTGGACGTCGACGCCGCTCGACGTGTCTGCCATCGCGGAATCCGCCTCGTTCTCCCCCGCCGAGACCGGCCCCTCGGCATGGACGGCGTCGTTCGATCTCGACGCTCCGGCCGACCTCTTCCTCGACACGTCGGAGTGGAGCAAGGGCTACGCATTCGTGAACGGCTTCTTCCTCGGACGCTACTGGCGCAATGGACCGACCCGAACGATGTACGTGCCTGAGCCCGCCACCGTCCCGGGTGAGAACCGCCTCGTCGTGCTGGAGCTCGAGCAGCTGCTGTCCCCCGTGGCCGCCTTCCTCCCCGCATTGTCACTCGGCGTCACAGAGGAGTGA
- a CDS encoding ABC transporter substrate-binding protein: MKHLPSSAARRALAVLAAGTVAAIALAGCSTGGSSDGGGSAAGDGTFDSVKAALEKGGEITYWSWTPSAEAQVEAFEKAYPNVKVNLVNAGTNNDEYTKLQNAIKAGSGAPDVVQVEYQAFPQFSLTDSFVDLAQYGFADFEDDYTASTWGSVTNGDAIYGLPQDSGPMALFYNKAVFDAAGIAVPTTWDEYYEAAKAIHAANPDAYITNDTGDAGFATSMIWQAGGQPFQTDGTDVTIDLQDAGSKKWTENWNRLVTEGLVAPTSSWSDEWFRGLGDGSIATLIIGAWMPGNLISGSPDGSGNWRVAPMPTYDGAPASAENGGGGQAVTTQSKNPALAAGFLWWLNNSEDSIKIFLESGGFPSTNAELSSDEFLSEAPEYFGGQKINEVLADAAKNVVKGWNYLPYQVYANSIFGDTVGQSYQNGTDLNEGLTAWQDALAEYGNSQGFSVNK; this comes from the coding sequence ATGAAGCACCTTCCCTCCTCCGCTGCACGGCGCGCCCTCGCCGTGCTCGCGGCCGGAACCGTGGCGGCCATCGCCCTGGCCGGCTGCTCGACCGGCGGTTCCTCCGACGGCGGCGGCTCTGCCGCGGGCGACGGCACCTTCGACTCGGTCAAGGCCGCACTCGAGAAGGGTGGCGAGATCACGTACTGGTCGTGGACGCCGTCTGCCGAGGCTCAGGTCGAGGCCTTCGAGAAGGCCTACCCGAACGTCAAGGTCAACCTCGTCAACGCGGGCACCAACAACGACGAGTACACGAAGCTCCAGAACGCCATCAAGGCCGGCTCGGGCGCTCCCGACGTCGTGCAGGTCGAGTACCAGGCGTTCCCCCAGTTCTCGCTGACCGACTCCTTCGTCGATCTCGCGCAGTACGGCTTCGCCGATTTCGAAGACGACTACACCGCGTCCACGTGGGGCTCCGTCACCAACGGCGACGCCATCTACGGTCTGCCGCAGGACTCGGGCCCCATGGCGCTGTTCTACAACAAGGCCGTCTTCGACGCCGCAGGCATCGCCGTGCCCACCACGTGGGACGAGTACTACGAGGCGGCCAAGGCGATCCACGCGGCCAACCCCGACGCGTACATCACCAACGACACCGGCGACGCGGGCTTCGCGACCTCGATGATCTGGCAGGCCGGCGGCCAGCCCTTCCAGACCGACGGCACGGACGTCACGATCGACCTGCAGGATGCCGGTTCGAAGAAGTGGACCGAGAACTGGAACCGCCTGGTCACCGAGGGCCTCGTCGCCCCGACCTCCAGCTGGAGCGACGAGTGGTTCCGCGGCCTCGGCGACGGCAGCATCGCGACGCTCATCATCGGCGCCTGGATGCCCGGCAACCTGATCTCCGGCTCCCCCGACGGATCCGGCAACTGGCGAGTCGCCCCGATGCCGACCTACGACGGCGCCCCGGCGAGCGCCGAGAACGGCGGCGGCGGCCAGGCCGTCACGACGCAGAGCAAGAACCCGGCTCTCGCAGCCGGCTTCCTGTGGTGGCTCAACAACTCCGAGGACAGCATCAAGATCTTCCTCGAGTCCGGCGGCTTCCCGTCGACCAACGCCGAGCTCTCGAGCGACGAGTTCCTCAGCGAGGCCCCGGAGTACTTCGGCGGCCAGAAGATCAACGAGGTGCTCGCGGATGCCGCGAAGAACGTCGTCAAGGGCTGGAACTACCTGCCCTACCAGGTCTACGCGAACAGCATCTTCGGCGACACTGTCGGCCAGTCCTACCAGAACGGCACGGACCTCAACGAGGGCCTGACCGCATGGCAGGACGCGCTGGCCGAGTACGGCAACTCGCAGGGCTTCTCCGTCAACAAGTAA
- a CDS encoding carbohydrate ABC transporter permease, giving the protein MALPLARPSRKRHDPLNPRKSNILLIVMIAYGVYTLVPLVWLLFSATKTQGGLFSSFGLWFADDFALFDNLAATFSYRDGIFLRWLGNTLLYVVVGAGGATLLATMAGYGLAKFRFPGRRAVFAVVLGAVAVPGTALAVPTFLLFSELGLTNTPWAVIIPSLISPFGLYLIWVFATESVPTELLEAARIDGAGEFRTFFTVSLRLLAPGIVTVALFTVVATWNNYFLPLIMLSDPDWYPLTVGLNQWSSQAIGAGSQPIYNLVITGSLLTIIPIVIAFLLLQRFWQSGLTAGSVKQ; this is encoded by the coding sequence ATGGCACTCCCCCTCGCCCGTCCCAGCCGCAAGCGTCACGACCCGCTCAACCCGCGCAAGTCGAACATCCTGTTGATCGTCATGATCGCGTACGGCGTGTACACGCTGGTTCCCCTGGTCTGGCTGCTCTTCAGCGCGACCAAGACCCAGGGCGGCCTGTTCAGCTCCTTCGGGCTGTGGTTCGCCGACGACTTCGCACTCTTCGACAACCTCGCCGCGACCTTCTCGTACCGCGACGGCATCTTCCTGCGCTGGCTCGGCAACACGCTGCTCTACGTCGTCGTCGGCGCCGGCGGTGCGACGCTGCTGGCCACCATGGCCGGATACGGCCTCGCGAAGTTCCGCTTCCCCGGTCGCCGTGCGGTCTTCGCCGTTGTGCTCGGAGCCGTCGCGGTGCCGGGTACCGCCCTCGCCGTGCCGACCTTCCTGCTGTTCAGCGAACTCGGCCTCACGAACACGCCGTGGGCCGTGATCATCCCGTCTCTGATCAGCCCGTTCGGGCTGTACCTGATCTGGGTGTTCGCCACGGAATCAGTGCCCACCGAGCTGCTCGAAGCCGCCCGCATCGACGGCGCCGGCGAGTTCCGCACGTTCTTCACGGTCTCGCTGCGCCTGCTGGCGCCCGGCATCGTGACGGTCGCGCTCTTCACCGTGGTCGCGACGTGGAACAACTACTTCCTGCCGCTCATCATGCTCTCCGATCCCGACTGGTACCCGCTCACGGTCGGCCTCAACCAGTGGAGCTCGCAGGCGATCGGCGCCGGATCCCAGCCGATCTACAACCTCGTGATCACCGGCTCGCTCCTCACGATCATCCCGATCGTGATCGCCTTCCTGCTGCTGCAGCGTTTCTGGCAGTCAGGTCTCACCGCGGGAAGCGTCAAGCAGTAG
- a CDS encoding carbohydrate ABC transporter permease, giving the protein MTTDITAAAGALGIRREKRDWKGWAFVGPFMVVFALVFLTPLAYALYLSFFQEKLIGGNAFVGFDNYVRALTDPQFWEAFGRVLLFLVVQVPIMLALALGAALALDSARLRGASFFRILIFLPYAVPAVVAVLMWGYIYGDQFGLAGNVNDLLGFDGITPFAKEWMLVSIGNIVTWEFVGYNMLIFYSSLKTIPTDMYEAASLDGAGAWRTIFSIKIPSVRGALVIATIFSIIGSFQLFNEPNILRPLAPNVITTYFTPNMYAYNLSFAGQQFNYAATIAIIMGVITAVIAYVVQLRGSKSEVR; this is encoded by the coding sequence ATGACGACTGATATCACTGCGGCGGCCGGAGCCCTCGGCATCCGCCGCGAGAAGCGCGACTGGAAGGGCTGGGCATTCGTCGGCCCCTTCATGGTCGTGTTCGCCCTGGTGTTCCTCACCCCCCTCGCCTATGCGCTCTACCTGAGCTTCTTCCAGGAGAAGCTCATCGGCGGCAACGCGTTCGTCGGATTCGACAACTACGTGCGCGCCCTGACCGATCCGCAGTTCTGGGAGGCGTTCGGACGAGTGCTGCTGTTCCTCGTCGTGCAGGTGCCGATCATGCTCGCACTCGCACTCGGAGCCGCTCTCGCCCTCGACAGCGCCCGGCTGCGCGGAGCATCGTTCTTCCGCATCCTGATCTTCCTGCCGTACGCCGTGCCGGCCGTCGTCGCCGTCCTCATGTGGGGTTACATCTACGGCGACCAGTTCGGCCTCGCCGGCAACGTCAACGACCTCCTCGGATTCGACGGGATCACCCCGTTCGCCAAGGAATGGATGCTGGTCTCGATCGGCAACATCGTCACCTGGGAGTTCGTCGGCTACAACATGCTGATCTTCTACTCCTCGCTGAAGACCATTCCGACCGACATGTACGAGGCCGCGTCGCTCGACGGCGCAGGCGCATGGCGCACGATCTTCTCGATCAAGATCCCCTCGGTGCGCGGCGCCCTCGTGATCGCGACCATCTTCTCGATCATCGGCAGCTTCCAGCTGTTCAACGAGCCGAACATTCTGCGTCCGCTCGCCCCCAACGTCATCACGACCTACTTCACCCCGAACATGTACGCCTACAACCTGTCCTTCGCGGGCCAGCAGTTCAACTACGCGGCCACGATCGCCATCATCATGGGCGTCATCACCGCCGTCATCGCCTACGTCGTGCAGCTGCGCGGCTCGAAGTCGGAGGTGCGCTGA
- a CDS encoding LacI family DNA-binding transcriptional regulator gives MEDVAREAGVSGQTVSRVVNARGYVGAATRERVETAMQRLGYRPNSAARALRSGRFRTIGVVMFSFSSYGNQRTLDAIAVRAAELGYALTLIPVASSARETVAGAFRRLEEHAVDGIIIVIEAHQLDEADIEIPDALPVVFVDSNRSTEHPFVDTDQAQGARLATEHLLDLGHATAWHVAGPAKSYSAERRREAWQATLESRGLEIPEAIEGDWSAASGYEAGRRLASIEGVTAVFAANDQMAIGVLRAFREAGLDVPGDVSVVGFDGLPDAAQLWPPLTTVQQHPERVGALAVDALLAELEGEERVQTPLVGTELVVRASTAAPRSS, from the coding sequence ATGGAAGACGTCGCCCGAGAGGCCGGCGTGTCGGGGCAGACGGTGTCGCGGGTGGTCAATGCACGCGGCTATGTCGGTGCTGCCACGAGAGAGCGCGTCGAGACGGCGATGCAGCGGCTCGGCTACCGGCCGAACAGCGCCGCTCGTGCCTTGCGGTCAGGGCGCTTCCGCACCATCGGCGTGGTCATGTTCTCGTTCAGCTCCTACGGCAACCAGCGCACGCTCGATGCGATCGCGGTCCGCGCCGCCGAGCTCGGCTACGCGTTGACGCTCATTCCGGTGGCGTCCAGTGCCCGTGAGACGGTGGCCGGGGCGTTCCGGCGGCTCGAAGAGCACGCGGTCGACGGCATCATCATCGTGATCGAGGCGCACCAGCTCGACGAGGCCGACATCGAGATCCCCGATGCGCTGCCGGTCGTGTTCGTCGACTCCAACCGCTCGACCGAGCATCCGTTCGTCGACACCGACCAGGCGCAGGGCGCGCGTCTCGCGACCGAGCATCTTCTCGATCTCGGACATGCGACCGCGTGGCACGTCGCGGGACCGGCGAAGTCGTACTCGGCTGAGCGGCGCCGTGAGGCCTGGCAGGCGACACTGGAGTCACGAGGGCTCGAGATCCCCGAGGCGATCGAGGGTGACTGGAGTGCTGCCTCGGGATACGAAGCGGGACGCCGCCTGGCCTCGATCGAAGGCGTGACGGCGGTGTTCGCGGCGAACGACCAGATGGCGATCGGCGTGCTCCGGGCGTTCCGCGAAGCGGGCCTCGATGTGCCGGGCGACGTCAGCGTGGTCGGTTTCGACGGCCTGCCCGATGCGGCTCAGCTGTGGCCGCCGCTGACCACTGTGCAGCAGCATCCCGAGCGTGTCGGCGCTCTGGCTGTCGATGCGCTGCTCGCCGAGCTCGAAGGCGAGGAGCGGGTGCAGACGCCGCTGGTCGGCACCGAGCTCGTCGTCCGCGCGAGCACCGCGGCGCCGCGCTCTTCCTGA
- a CDS encoding Fe-S protein — METLRHIVLFVHLIGFAVLFGAWAVQAFGGKREFTRLMSIGMSIAAVAGLVLAAPWGLPDGAEMNYAKIGTKLVILLVIGALLGIGTARQKRGEKIAPAVFWLVGILTATNAGIAAIW; from the coding sequence ATGGAGACTCTGCGCCACATCGTGCTGTTCGTCCACCTGATCGGCTTCGCCGTGCTGTTCGGCGCCTGGGCCGTGCAGGCCTTCGGCGGAAAGCGGGAGTTCACCCGTCTGATGAGCATCGGCATGAGCATCGCCGCGGTCGCGGGCCTCGTGCTCGCCGCCCCCTGGGGGCTGCCGGATGGCGCCGAGATGAACTACGCGAAGATCGGCACGAAGCTCGTGATCCTGCTCGTGATCGGCGCCCTGCTCGGCATCGGCACGGCACGGCAGAAGCGCGGCGAGAAGATCGCTCCCGCAGTGTTCTGGCTGGTCGGCATCCTCACCGCAACGAACGCAGGCATCGCCGCCATCTGGTGA